A region from the Aegilops tauschii subsp. strangulata cultivar AL8/78 chromosome 5, Aet v6.0, whole genome shotgun sequence genome encodes:
- the LOC109765166 gene encoding uncharacterized protein translates to MASVALKLSRGAWTNTNSGRFALRLPGRYLTGDTTITARSGPLLRSPNTAAAAAFTSPLDSFLRRSIATLPSGEDSHLPVGAAQDDLDDELRPDPDTVPYFDEKDLVSDETLWALYERWCRFHGMARDHDEMTRRFGRFKDTAWHVHEFNKSGRSYTKGLTQFSDLEPEEFFGPRRCPRTHRTGSRFFTNDRDEVTAICTDGCLEKYEGPVWIIRGVKQP, encoded by the exons ATGGCGTCCGTCGCATTAAAGCTCTCACGGGGCGCTTGGACAAACACAAATTCCGGCCGCTTCGCTCTTCGCCTACCCGGCCGCTATCTCACTGGAGATACCACCATAACCGCCCGGTCGGGACCGTTACTTAGATCCCCAaacactgccgccgccgccgccttcacCAGCCCCTTGGATTCCTTCCTCCGGCGCAGCATCGCTACGCTCCCCTCCGGCGAGGACTCCCATCTGCCTGTGGGCGCCGCACAAGATGACCTCGACGACGAGCTCCGCCCTG ACCCGGACACCGTTCCCTACTTCGACGAGAAGGACCTCGTCTCGGATGAAACCCTGTGGGCTCTGTACGAGCGGTGGTGCCGCTTCCACGGAATGGCGCGCGACCACGACGAGATGACTCGGCGATTTGGTCGTTTCAAGGATACGGCGTGGCATGTCCACGAGTTCAACAAGTCGGGAAGGAGCTACACCAAGGGGCTCACCCAGTTCTCCGATTTGGAGCCAGAGGAGTTCTTCGGCCCTCGTCGCTGTCCGAGGACTCACAGAACTGGTAGTCGTTTCTTCACCAACGATAGAGATGAGGTCACGGCGATCTGTACTGACGGGTGTCTTGAAAAATATGAGGGCCCGGTTTGGATAATCCGTGGTGTCAAACAGCCCTGA